The stretch of DNA GAGACACCACCAGTGTCTGAGAGCAGGGACTCACACTTGGTGACGACTCCCTCCAGGCGAATTATGTTCTGGTGGGAGAACTGGCCCATGATGCTGGCTTCACTTAGGAAGTCCTGCCTCTGCTTCTCTGTGTAGCCTGGCTTCAACGTCTTGATGGCCaccgccacctctcctctccctggagcCTTCATCAGACCGCGGTACACCTCACCGAACTCACCTGAGAAacggaaacacacacagagatgaacaCTAATACAGCAATCTTCATCTTGAGGTTTAGGGGATCGGAGAGATCTGTTCAAAATGTTACTGTAAACTATTTGGACATTTACCGGCTCCAATGACTTTTTGCTTCGTGACCAGACTTGGATTAATCTCGCTGGCAAACTTCAGGACAGCCGTGTTGGGGTCCTCGTACGTGTGTGGGTCAACGTAGGTCTTCAGGGGCTTCAGTTGATCTTGAGGAAGTGCGAAAGACAATTAGTGAAGGCGGTGGAGATGGGAGATAATCTCTTCAGGTAGGACACGTCTCTAATCTAATCTTAGGTACATATTCACGGGTGCTGTGGTTCTTACCTGAACTGGAGAAGTAGGGGTCCTCTGATCGCTGTCGGTGACGGAAGTTCAGTCTCCTGTTAGGAAGCACAGTAACTATTAGGACTGGTCAGACAATAGGCAATGCTAAGACATTCATATCGAGGCATCCCTAACTAAATAGCCTAGAGACCCATCAACATGCTTCCTGTGGTGACTAGACAAGTTTAGCTAGAGCCACGACGTGGCTTTTCATTTCGTCAATCTCCTCTCAAGTTTGAACATTGTCGATCCATTTTATCATAGGCGGGCTGCCGGAGAAGAAAGGGCAAGTTCGTCTTCAGCCACAGACTCAGTCAGCTACAGTTACAGTTTTCAACAACATCTTACAGATTGCATGGCATTACATTCTCAATCAGCTCTGGCCCTTGAACCACCCACAATCATATACTATCTTAGGACAGAGGGATATGATAGCAGTAGTGTGTTCTAACCGTTTGTGTAGTAGTAGAACGACTACAACAACCAGCAGCATGATTCCTCCTCCTACTACAGCTCCCATGACCACCGTGGAGTTGCTCTGGATCTGAGACTCCGCTGAAAACCCCAGAGAACACAGTTAGACCACGACACACTCGAGTGGCAAAGAAATCTTATTTGGATGTTGGAGAAAAAGAACAGTCTCCAGTTTCTTGGGCACTTACCCATGGGCAGGGTCTTGAACTCATGCTCCATGCTGTAACTCCCTGGTTTCCCCTCTGGGCTGAGAGCCTGGACTCTGAACATGTAGGCCGTGCCAGGGGAGAGGTCACTGATCTGCACCGAACTCTTCTCAAGAACCAGGACTGTGTATGTGGTGACATCACGCTCACTGTCGTCCTCCTGcacgggacagagagagagagaggaggactgagaGGGGATTCACTACACTAGCTACACTAGTACTGTTAGACGTGCTGTGTGTCAGTTTCATGTGGGACTGATATGGAGAgatagaagacagagagagagatagaagacagagagagagagagagagacagagagagagagagagagagagagagagagagagagagaggagggacgcgTGCCTTTGTATGTCTTACCTTCCTGCGGTACATGAGTTCATAGCGGTGGTTGACGTGGGATGGTGCTCGGCGGGACAGAgcccaggacagagacagactggtggTGCTCCGCTCGTCCAGACGGATGGACGTCACCTTGGGGGGATCAGTGAAGTGCAGAGCGGTGGTGATGGTGCTGCTGGGTCTCTGGCTGCTGTACTGAGACACTCCGCTGCGGGCCTCTACAGTGAACGTGTAGTTGAGATGGGGCTCCAGCTCGCTGACTGTCACCACGGTGTCCTGGAGGTCCGTGGGGTCGGGCTGAAAGCGGACCTTGTCCCCACAAGGCACACACAGGGCCCCGGCGCAGCGCTCGCACACCACGCTGTAGCAAATGTCCCGGCGGCCTCCTGTCACCAGCGGCGGGCTCCAGGACAGCTGCAGCCTGCCGTCCGCTGACAGAGTGGTGGAGGCCAGGTCACGAGGGGCGCTGGGCGGGGCTAAAGGAGGAGGAGGCAAAGAGTAGACAGAGTTATTACGAGACATTCCGACATGCTAATACACCCGATGAACAATCCTCAGATTCCTCTATCACCACGACGATGATATAAAGACAATGTATTGTATGAGGGTATGAGGTAAACCAAGGGTCGGCCACAGAATAACTGAAGGAAAAGCCGTAGAAGTGGATAAAACCTTTGTTGGTGGTACGCCCTGCTGTAGGCGACTATCTGGCCATGGTTCTTACCAGAGCAGGCTGACGTGAGAGGGTCTGATGGGGAGCGGTAGAATCCCTCCGTACATGGACACAGGGAGGCGCCGGCTGTAGATGGCTCAGTATTCTTCGGACAAACCTCACAGGATTCACTGAACAAGGACGCTTTAAAGGAGCCTGGCGTACACGCTGAAAGAGAAAGGAGGGTCACTATTAGTCCTAGTACAATATGTATAGACACAATGGGGCGAGAGTGATTCAGTTACAACACAACAACACGGTATCTCTGTCAGTGCCCTGGGGGCTTGGAAGGAAACTCAGGCTGCGGTTCAACTGTAACCAGACCTTTGCATTTAAACAGAATGGAATAGGATTTTCCTGACGATTTGCTTCCACTTGTCCTTTCCATCCTCGAGTTCCATCCTCGAGTCACACTTGTCAACTGGATGCCAAGGAAACACTAAGCACAGCAGATAATCACTCTGTCCTTCCCGTCACTTTTGAACTATGAAATAAAAgtgcatttgtcacatgcgccgaacacaacGGGTgttcgaccttacagtgaaatgcttacttttacaagcccttaacctttaagaagttaagatttttttttaaataagtgtTTAGTAAAAAGATTGATAAGTTtctaaaaaaaatagaaaataaaagtaacaaataactaaacagcagcagtaaaataacaagcgaggcgatatacaggggtaccggtacagagtcaatgtggaggctatatacaggggtaccggtacagagtcaatgtggaggctatatacaggggtaccggtacagagtcaatgtggaggctatatacaggggtaccggtacagagtaaatgtggaggctatatacagggggtaccggtacagagtcaatgtggaggttatatacaggggtaccggtacagagtcaatgtggaggctatatacaggggtaccggtacagagtcaatgtggaggcgatatacaggggtaccggtacagagtcaatgtggaggctatatacaggggtaccggtacagagtcaatgtggaggctatatacaggggtaccggtacagagtcaatgtggaggctatatacaggggtaccggtacagagtcaatgtggaggctttatacaggggtaccggtacagagtcaatgtggaggctatatacaggggtaccggtacagagtcaatgtggaggctatatacaggggtaccggtacagagtcaatgtggaggctttatacaggggtaccggtacagagtcaatgtggaggctatatacaggggtaccggtacagagtcaatgtggaggctatatacaggggtaccggtacagagtcaatgtggaggctatatacaggggtaccggtacagagtcaatgtggaggctatatacaggggtaccggtacagagtcaatgtggaggttatatacaggggtaccggtacagagtcaatgtggaggctatatacaggggtaccggtacagagtcaatgtggaggctatatacaggggtaccggtacagagtcaatgtggaggctttatacaggggtaccggtacagagtcaatgtggaggctatatacaggggtaccggtacagagtcaatgtggaggctatatacaggggtaccggtacagagtcaatgtggaggctatatacaggggtaccggtacagagtcaatgtggaggttatatacaggggtaccggtacagagtcaatgtggaggctatatacaggggtaccggtacagagtcaatgtggaggctatatacaggggtaccggtacagagtcaatgtggaggctatatacaggggtaccggtacagagtcaatgtggaggctatatacaggggtaccggtacagagtcaatgtggaggctatatacaggggtaccggtacagagtcaatgtggaggctatatacaggggtaccggtacagagtcaatgtggaggttatatacaggggtaccggtacagagtcaatggtagaattaaagtgactaggcatagaTTATAAACATAGAGTAGCAGCAATGTAAAAGAAGGGTCTGGTTAGCCCTTTGGTTAGCACTGTGAATGTAGACGTGGTTATTGTTTGAGGAGCCCTAGCAACATGGTTACTGCTGGCAATTTTTAATTGACCTGTAGAATATAGAGAAAAAATGTACCTTCCATTCCAGAACTTGTgggggttaatgtgtgtgtgttggacagaAACCAGAATGCAAGAAATGCAATGCAACGTTtggcttccttccttcctcttttcCTCTGATGGCAAATGACAACATGCCAGGATGGAGCGGGGGAGAGGAAGTCTGGAGGAAGAACTGCTAGAGGGGAGATGTTGTTGAACGACCGTGTTGTTGGAGCCTAAACGCAAATGTGCTTTTTGTGGGATCGACTGTTTACTTTAAGAACGCGTAAGAATGGTTCCTTTGAGCTATCTCCTCGCTCTCCCTTTATTCTCATGTCTCCCCAGGGGATCAGTCTTTCATCTGGTCTCTATAGGGAAGAGGGTGACCTGTGATGGACAAGAGGGATCCGCCGGTGACTTAATCACTATGGCCGAAGGACCTTTGCGTTACAACCAGCCCCACAATAAAAGAATGGGGACGAGATTTTGAGTTTGAGTAGGGGGGTTGAGATGAATAGATGGATGTATGGGGGATGGGTTAAAGTCTATAGTACCAACAGGAGTTCTCTCTGGGGAGTCACCCGGGGAGTGTGGGGGTGTATAGGGCCCCTCGCGCATAAGAAAAGGAGGCCAGCCTATTTCATCTGAAAAAGGAGCAGCAGGAGTCCTGTCACGTATCAACGCACCCCCACCCCTATTCATCTATTGTGACCGGGTTTGGATTGAGTGGTGCCATAAATAAATTGTGTTGAATCATCAGAGCCCTCAAAACGGTGGCGTGCGCGTTGCGTATATCAGTGGCACGAGAGCAATCTTTCCAGAACGTTCAAGTCGCAGTGGGTTAAACTTCAGATATGTGAAAGATATATGTTATTATGCATGTGTTAACGCGGTTATTTGTTATTGACGCATTGTGTTAagtgtcatttaaaaaaatatatatatatatattcttgcAAACTTAAGGACATTCAAATATCTGACTCACTAACAGTGGGGACCTTGGACTGAAATAACGCCTCACATTGTCCCGGTTGATCTCTTCATGTGCGGCTGTGCCCTTGATGAATGAGAGGTGGTGGCAGTGGCTTCTATTAATTGAATATGTGTTTTGCTCTTTGTGCCGGCCCATTGTTCTAACGAGTGGGAACGAGGATTAAAGAGCCCGTGGCGTGTGTTAACGACCGGATGAGTGGAGTGAAGCAGGGCATGTCATCCTTCTAAAAGCTGTCCTGTTGCTCCACACTAATCCTCTTGACTAAATTACACTCCACACCTAACTAAGCACCCGGCGGTCCCACACATCTAACTAACCCAGCTCTCATGAGACCACCAACTATCCACCAACCACTAACTCCCCTCCCTCGCGACTTCACACAGAGTCATGGACAACCTGCTTATTTGAGTCAGCCCGGTCCAACATTCCcctttaattcctcgttcccaGCGGATTCTCTCCGGAGGGCCTTTGGTGAAATCACATAAATACATTGTCATGGACAGGAACGTGTTTCTGCTTGACTACACAGAGAATTAGGATATGACTCGGTGTTATAAATCAGTGTAATAATTAACTGAACAAGTTTGTCACGTCCACTTTATTTGGCAATTTTCTGGACTTTCCGGTCGTTTCGATGTTTTTGAAAGATTGGCCTAGGTCTCGATAGGTATTATGACAACTGAGTGTgtgtcccccacccccaccccccaattccctaatacattttttttgacGTATTGGCTTCAGGCTTTGAGGCGTTATGACAACCGCTGTACAATAACCTTTCTCTTTTGTTTTTTTACAAAGGTGACAAAAACGTGTTTCCTGTATCCTGATCACAAGGTTGTCCAGCAGGGTTTGGAATCTGACTTTTTCCTGGTATTAAAACATTCCCCTTTCCTCTCCAGCACTCCCTGACAATTTCCGCTTCAGGTGGGGAATTCTGGACCTGGAACATTCCTGAGCTTGGCCTTCCCCCTTTCGCCTGGAACTATCAGCCCCTTTGAAGTACTCTTCCTCAGGCTTAGAGCTATGGTGGACTACTTTCTCAATGTTTAGATAAATGGAAGTGTTTCTTCTCTGTCGTAAGGTAACAACATGTCAAACTATGAGCTAAATTGGTTACTTGGCCTATATACATCTCtactctggacctcaaagccagttccactgcatttttttcattgttctaaatcagggactgatttagacccgggacaccaggtgtgtgcaatgaaTTATCAGGTACAGAAAACCAGCAGACTCCGGACCTCGTAAGGTAAGAGATGAATACCTCTGGTCTATAAACTACTGTAATAGGGAGTAAAAGAGATACAATCTAACTAGTTCTGTCACACAAGGTGACTAGAATCTTTGACTGTTGAACAAGGGAGCCTCTTGTCTGTCAGAAACCACAGACTGACTCAGTATACCCTTCCTGACTGAGATGGGCGTGACGGCACAGTCCCTGTAATCTGTGGTTCACCGCAGCCATGGCTACAGGCGCACACAAATAGCTGTGTGGAGAAGACACATCACTCAGGTACTCCTCAGTCGGCACATCGAGCCACACTGCTCTCCTCAGTCAATCAGTACAGGAGGTGACGTGAGGGTGAAAGAATTCCTTTCAGAAATCCCCACAGTTCACTGAGCATACAATCATGTAATGTtcctccctcgctgtctctcctTCCCCGTCTCCCTTCCCTCCCATGTTTCCTCCTGATAGCTTAACACACCACACCCTGGAATACCAAAGACATGGCAACTTCCATACAAACAATGTGAGCAAACATCCCATTTCAATTTCATTACCGTAGTGTGTTCTTTCTAGGAGTACTCAGTGTCCTCAAATAGAACattttaaaaatacaaaaatgtctCCTCGCCTAAAACCCCCCAGATTGGACGGTTTACAAGCATTTGCACGTTCTTAAACAGCAACATTCTTATTTAAACTTAACACTCTTAAGCCTCAAGCCTCTATAGTCCGATTTCTCTTGTCCAGTTTTCCTTGTCTATCAAACAGTATCCTCCTCACCCACCTCATTCCTAAGTATGAGAGACAAACACAGTGGAAAGAATGTTGGCCAACAGCAACAGGTATCATTACCAGGAGACCTCTTAACCGCAGTCAAAACGTTCAAAAACTTCCTCTATGCTTATTCATCTCTGACATATTCTCCCTtgacagtccctctctctgttcctctcccatAATATGTTTGGAAATAGTGCTACAATCCTAAAACTCTGTTATTGGTGTTATAGAGCAACTTAATCAAAACTAAACAAACAAAAACTTGTCCAAACaccttcccctgttctctctaaATTCATTCCTCTGAATCCAGAGAAATGCACCGTTTTTATTTCTGAGGTGTTTGAAATCACTGAAGAAACTACAATTAACATTCCCATGCAGTCATTTCTCAAACCCAGTCAGGGTGGTGGTTAGGCCCTGTGCTTCTATAAATACAGCTACTGTTTAAAACTAACGCCCAATACAACAGAGCCTGTTTTAGGCCAACACTACAACAGGCAGAGGGTCGGGATGTGTAGAGAGATGCAATATGTGAAGCCTGGCTGTAAGTCTTACCTTGGCAGGAGTCTCCAACAGCTTCGTAGCCTGCGCGACATTGGCACTGTCCCACGGGCACCACCCACTCTCCCTCAGCTGTGCAGTAGATGCGTGGGGTGGCCTGGCTCACTGCGTTCTCAACACATgttccctccacctccctcaggGCATCCGCCACTGTCTCTGGGAAGGCGGCCAGGCTCTGCACGGTGGACGGGCACGTCTTGTAGTACACCCTGACAGAGAGCAGTGCCACGCACGCTCCCATGTCCTGAAAGGCCAGGTAGAAGCCCTTCCTGGATAGAGGGGCCACTGCCCGTGTCTCCACGTTGACCTTCAGCGCCCCGCGGCCTCGCGTGATTTCGTCCGGCGCGATGGTGGCCACTTTGCGGAACTGGCCCTTGCGGAAGATGGTGCCCACGTCGGCATCGGCCtcggacatgtgcaggttgaagGTCTCTTTGCAGGCGAGCGAGGCGCCGTCGAAGGTGTTGCAGTCCCGCATGACAAAGCGCAGCTCCACAGAGACGCGGGTGGTCCCCGGGCGCCTCTGGATGAAGGTGGTTCGGAGCCAGTTGTCCTGCTCCCCCGCGTCGATGTTACACACACTGTAGGTGTAGAGGAGGGAGCCGTTCACCACTGTCTGAACTATCTCccactgaaacagagagagaacaggggttGAGTTTAACACAATGTATAGGACAAGGGTcactgttgcaaaagcagcaaacAGAAgtgagggaacgagagagagggttTAAGAGAATGCGAAAAACGTCAAGGGGGTTCTGTTCTCGTCAAGGATCAGTTTGCTGTTTTATTCATGAAACAACTGTTTGCCTGCTGAGAAGCCTATAAAATGCTCAAGCTTAATTTCCTGCTACTTTTTTCCACATGCCAGGGAAGGATTTGATCTGGACTTGTGCCGTGCTAAACGACGTGTGTGGCTTCCACAAGCAGATGTGAGTGGCTGTGTGAGACAGACATAACACTAAAACCAAAACTCTTGTGGAATACCAAGCATTAAGGCAGTTAaactgtttgtttttttataGGCTCATGGAAAAGACATGGCAGCAATATTGGCTACAATTAAGTCTGTTttaagagagagaaaataaggaAATGCTTGCCTGGTAGCAGTATTTAAAGGCATCCATTAATTAAGCACAGAGCTTTAAAAGAATAGCCATCCTGAATTATTTTAACACCTCAGATGGCTGCCACCAAGGCATACTTCATTGGACCATGCACAGTGAGTGCTTTATTCCAAGTCTGTTTCGTGGACTTGGGACAACAGTAGGAGAAACTTAAGTGTGTGTGCGAAGGAAGAGACGATAGATATAGATCAAAGACAAGGACAATGTGCATTCTTAACACTTCCACTCCAAAGTCAAATTGAAATGTGCTTCAAAAGTTTGAGGAGGTTTGGTGAGAATGGGTGAAACATCataaaacagagaggggaggggggatccAATAGAATGCATTGGACGATCTGTAAACCTCATGGTCACAAAAGAAAAGCAGTCAGCACACTGCCACTGGCCACGTCCTGTTGCTTTTTTTAGACAGTCAACCACACAACTATAGATAGAGGGATGCCTTTCTCCCACACAACCCATCTGCCTTCCTTTCTTATTCCCCTAGTCTTATGTTCCACAGTGACTGGCGGGAGCCTCCCACATTCATATCACCACtttatatcaaataaaataatgttttttttgtggAGTACTGTAGGAATTATAACTTGTTGGTTCTATGCAAGAAAAGTGACTTCTGTCCTGTGAATTCAGATGCGTCTCTTACCCTGGAATTTATATGACATTCATGGTTGTATTATTAAAGGGTTGCTTTAAAACCAGTAGTGGCTGACTTTGCGAGCTGCCACTCATTCCATCTTTCCCAGAAAACTATTCTGAAGGAATGAGAGTGAAGAAAATAGCTGGCATTCTACTCCTCTGGGGAGCAGAACTTATGACCCTTTTAAAACATGCTACTTAAACATGTGGCTTGGAATCAACATTGTGTGACATCTATCCTATGTTAACCACCATTGGGTAGTAAGTAGGGGAAATACACCTTACGATCAATGTAATTTTTTGAGTCCTAATCGACCATCTGGTTAGACTACGGAAATCCTTATAATTCCTCACTTCAAGATATAACTACTCACCCCTTCTTCATGTGGCCAGGGCAACCAGCCCAACTCTCCCCCAGAAGCCTTCATATCCAGCAGCACCTCTACAGAAAGACAAATAGAGAGCCCTATTAGAAAACATTCTGAATTCATATGAGGACATATGGTGTTCATAAGCAATTGAACACGTGTAGTTAGCAATGTAATTAGCAATGGACAAGTAATACTACTCTTCAACTGGTTTATCAAAGTTACTTTGATTCTCTGAGCCAACAATTATTACAGTAGAAATACCCAGAACTAGATTAACCGAATAGGCCCAATATCATGCCACCCACTGCATTGAAGAGGACATGCCCTGGCATGGCAAACCTGATTAAATAAACCGGCAACTATTAATTACTATATGTTTGGATGAAGAAAGCTGAGAAAAGCGTGGGAAGGTAAAAAGCATGAAAAAGGGAGTGAAAATAGTTGGGATCATCCCTAAGAACCAACGGAAGTCCGACACAGCCTACACTCCTATCCCCTCTTTCGTCAGTACAAGACCCTGTCCACTCCAATATTGAAACTAAAAGCTTCTTATAAGTAATAACCATGTGGAGTAATATTCCTTCCTTGAAACCTGATCAAATAGCAATATTACCTAGTTTTATAAGTGAAGAATACTGAGAATGATCACTACTGCATGTTTGAAGTAGCCAAGTTAGTTTACACAGTAAATTAGCCAGTGTTGATTTTTTAATGttacatttctagtgttgattcaatAGTTAAATTCACTCTGTAAGAGTGAAATTAACACTCAGTGGTCTAAAGATAACCCTGGTGTCggtgttaataaccagagttATTGTCTTACACTGTGGAGAGTAAAACAGTCCCATCAAAACCACACCCATCAGTGtcatttcccagcatgctctactgcGAGTAGATTTTTTAGGATTGTTTTTAatgtctgtgtttttgcatgtacattgattgactTATTAATTTTATACAACACAAAGGCAAATATATCAGTTAGTTTGATTTATTGCACTCGTTACTGatatggttgttccagtttaaatcGTTTAGGTAGTCTCCTTTATCAATTTCCATTATCCtgacagtcattctgaatgcaggtgaATAAAAATGACAACTTTTGAATATCCTAATTATGTCTGGATTCCAacaggaattacacatcactttgcaagctagcataatgtgacttgcaggctgatatggcctgtaaaccaggagtttCCTAACACCACTGAGTTATAGGATAAAACTAGGCCAGTAAAGTAAGGTGTATGTATGATATACATCATGTATATTGTCAGAGTTTAATTTGAATGATAGCATACACCTAGGAAATCATTTGTTGAAAACCATAGGCCTTTTAAAAGAACAACCATGCCcgtgtcactaacaaatacagtcatgggtggtaaacTCTACAAATGTGTCTTTACTCAATACTCCATTTCATTATATTGCACTCCAGAGTAGAGTGAAATACTAATTAGTTCACTCCAGTGTATTGTAAAATCCTTAATATTTCATTCCAGTGCATTGTGAATTTCATGCAGCCAGTCTTAATGTTCTACTCTGTATAGGGTTACAGAAACACTGTCTAAATGTAAACATTTTAACACTTTTGAAAGTGTGAACATCACTTTGTTGAAAGTGGATGCATATACACACTGCAAAAGTGTTCAAATCAACACTAACAGCGAATTACTTTCACACTTCTGATTTGGCTGTGTACAATTTACTGGCTTTCTTTAACTCAACAAAGGCTAATTCTTAGACCATTTCTAGACAACTTACAACCATCTTCATCATTTCACCATGTTCAACAAACAGTACATTAAATATTTTTCAATAGCCTATGGAATTGTTAGAGGGGTCCTTCCCCACATTGACAAGTTATCATAGGAATAATAACGTACTGAAATTGAAATAAAAACTATTGGGATGAGAAAAGCTTAAAGTTAACATTGTATTAGCACTGTAATATACAAAACATATACAATAATATTACAAGAGTGCCATGTCACAGCCCAATCCCCCAACTCATCAAACCTCACAATCATGTGGTGCCACAAAGCAAAGCTCtttacatacacattttaagACGAAAAATGTAGCACTTACGTTCTTTCGATTGAAGAGTAATAAACACGTGGTTAATAAATACATACAAAAACAAAGAACAACAATGTATACGACGGAAATCCATTTCTTTAACTTTGTGTGCGCTCTGTGTGCGGATCTCGTAATATCGCCGAACTTCTGTGAGCGCTACCGTCTACTGCCCTTGTTACAGCCGAACGTCCCATTGAGAAACAGGTGGCGTCATGAGCTCCGCCTTTGGGAATGTGGACCCAATCCATATATGGTATGCCGAAGGGTGGGGTCATCTCATTAGACTCTGAACTACCTGTGTTTAGCGGATGTGTATTCAGTGAAATGACtgtaccaaatcaaatcaaattttatttgtcacatacacatggttagcagatgttaatgcgagtgtagcgaaatgcttgtgcttctagttccgacaatgcagtgataaccaacaagtaatctaactaacaattccaaaactactgtcttatacacagtgtaaggggataaggaatgtacataaggatatatgaatgagtgatggtgtCTAGATTTGTACAtttcatatgagatgagtatagacaaagtaaacaaagtggcatagttaaagtggctagtgatacacataaggatgcagtcgatgatgtagagtacagtatatacatatgcatatgagatgaataatgtagggtaagtaacattatataaggtagcattgtttaaagtggctagtgatatatttacataatttcccatcaattcccattattaaagtggctggagttgggtcagtgtcccCGAGCATTTCGCTTTTTTATGAAATTAATAATATTGTGCTGTCTATTTGTACATTTCCTTCAAGAATACAccgcacatgcatacacacacacacacacagagactatTCTGCCTCAGAATAATGTTGATATAATTTTCATTGAATCTTATATTCTTATCAATAGTAATAAATAGCATGACAACTTGTCTTCTCACCTACTATTAGTGCAGTAAGAGAGAACATGAGAGTCCAGAAACCACTGGTTTTTACTTATGATATTATTGGCATGTGTTATAATTCAGAAAAATGAGCAAGCTGGAGGACAGACTTACAAATAG from Oncorhynchus keta strain PuntledgeMale-10-30-2019 chromosome 21, Oket_V2, whole genome shotgun sequence encodes:
- the LOC118399999 gene encoding ephrin type-A receptor 2-like isoform X1, producing the protein MDFRRIHCCSLFLYVFINHVFITLQSKEQVLLDMKASGGELGWLPWPHEEGWEIVQTVVNGSLLYTYSVCNIDAGEQDNWLRTTFIQRRPGTTRVSVELRFVMRDCNTFDGASLACKETFNLHMSEADADVGTIFRKGQFRKVATIAPDEITRGRGALKVNVETRAVAPLSRKGFYLAFQDMGACVALLSVRVYYKTCPSTVQSLAAFPETVADALREVEGTCVENAVSQATPRIYCTAEGEWVVPVGQCQCRAGYEAVGDSCQACTPGSFKASLFSESCEVCPKNTEPSTAGASLCPCTEGFYRSPSDPLTSACSAPPSAPRDLASTTLSADGRLQLSWSPPLVTGGRRDICYSVVCERCAGALCVPCGDKVRFQPDPTDLQDTVVTVSELEPHLNYTFTVEARSGVSQYSSQRPSSTITTALHFTDPPKVTSIRLDERSTTSLSLSWALSRRAPSHVNHRYELMYRRKEDDSERDVTTYTVLVLEKSSVQISDLSPGTAYMFRVQALSPEGKPGSYSMEHEFKTLPMAESQIQSNSTVVMGAVVGGGIMLLVVVVVLLLHKRRLNFRHRQRSEDPYFSSSDQLKPLKTYVDPHTYEDPNTAVLKFASEINPSLVTKQKVIGAGEFGEVYRGLMKAPGRGEVAVAIKTLKPGYTEKQRQDFLSEASIMGQFSHQNIIRLEGVVTKSVKHAMIVTEYMENGALDNYLKDHDGEISSYQLVGMLRGIAAGMKYLSDMSYVHRDLAARNVLVNSNLECKVSDFGLSRVLEDDPEGTYTTSGGKIPIRWTAPEAIAYRKFTSASDVWSFGIVMWEVMAFGERPYWDMSNHEVMKAINEAFRLPAPMDCPSTVYQLMLQCWLQDRSKRPRFPDIVNILDKLLRSPESLKTIADFDPRVSIRLPSTSGCDGSPFRSVPEWLESIKMSQYTESFACAGITTMEQVLAMKHDDIRNTGVRLPGHMKRIAYSILGLKDQTSSLSACSTVFAV